In Jatrophihabitans sp., a single window of DNA contains:
- a CDS encoding FtsX-like permease family protein: MAVITIGAGSLGPLYARAADESTLRDRLTSSASDAALHFSFTRDIQTEADLDAAAALGPEPGSVKAYPRTLVSAVLPARASTPAQVAIGDVGPHTRMIWRADACAHLTLTRGRCPARAGEALASERTLQGDYGWRLGARLTLSNLPQTVTVTGFGDPAQQIAAVTVVGAYRLARVADPFWQGHSYFDAHPGPGESPDTVDALFVDRAELPPLFPARVQVQVDYPIEATEVRLSGTAALAADVSRLRQLRSDPGVGDHFSTDVLAVLAAAKAEQRLIDVSTLLVSLQLAVLAWLVLFQVIADAVEAKGSEIALAKLRGLGPAATIRFGLAEPMLLVALATPLGLLGGWLSVRLFAATELVPGTPVDLTRATAVAVAASLAGSLAAAAAASRKTLRRSVLEQWRRTPGHQPSRLMLALDLVLAAAAVFGLVLLRRAGRDGSPQPTTLLAPALLVFAVALLGIRLLPLALRPLLPMTRGSGRIGLFLAARQVVRRPAGLRLAALLAVAVGLAIFAIAGEGVASQNRELRARVEVGASALAPVQYEPLRDPVAATRKADPDGRWAMATASWLPDGGGSVTGRVLAVDAGRLAAVAYSGGATPAPAEAAKALLPADLPAPLQVRATRLRVRVEAVELSPGARPHVLLTLRAPNKPAINVRAGTLAPGEHQYTATVGCAGGCTLTDITWDRPISTFGKLTGVVRVSQLEFFSDGRWQPLDSGLATAGDWRPKASPLGNSEDSLSVTEGGLQDVYSSQTGGSAGITHADSPRPLPVLASPAGLVPEAASLPELRMTDLTGSAAPFQVVGSPAVLPSVLDAGVLVDVTGLRAQLPAFDSEASWSIWLGPAAPADAIDRLRAAGLVVEPGATKAGRLSELGRQGPALALRLLVVCAIAGSILAIGGTAIAIASTGRRRTFELASLRAVGISRRTLLGACVLEQFLLLGAALLLGVPAGYLAARWAMPSVPQFADQTPVALSYQPALTGVLLFALAFLLLLSVTAVLAGRALLLAAAPARLREAE, from the coding sequence GTGGCCGTGATCACCATCGGCGCCGGCTCGCTGGGCCCGCTCTACGCCCGCGCCGCCGACGAGTCGACGCTGCGTGACCGGCTGACCTCCTCCGCCAGCGACGCCGCGCTGCACTTCAGCTTCACCCGCGACATCCAGACCGAGGCCGACCTGGACGCGGCGGCCGCCCTGGGCCCGGAGCCGGGCAGCGTCAAGGCCTATCCCCGCACGCTGGTCTCGGCGGTGCTGCCGGCCAGGGCCTCGACGCCGGCGCAGGTGGCGATCGGCGACGTGGGACCCCACACCCGGATGATTTGGCGGGCCGATGCCTGCGCGCACCTGACGCTGACCCGAGGCCGGTGCCCCGCCAGAGCCGGCGAGGCGCTGGCCAGCGAACGCACCCTGCAGGGCGACTACGGCTGGCGACTAGGCGCCCGGTTGACGCTGTCGAACCTGCCGCAGACCGTGACCGTCACCGGATTCGGCGACCCGGCCCAGCAGATCGCCGCGGTCACCGTGGTGGGCGCCTACCGGCTCGCCAGGGTCGCCGATCCGTTCTGGCAGGGCCACAGTTACTTCGACGCCCACCCCGGCCCAGGTGAGTCCCCCGACACCGTCGACGCGCTGTTCGTCGACCGCGCCGAGCTGCCGCCGCTGTTTCCCGCCCGGGTGCAAGTGCAGGTCGACTACCCGATCGAGGCCACCGAGGTCCGGCTGTCTGGCACCGCGGCGCTGGCAGCCGACGTGTCCAGGCTGAGACAGCTGCGCTCGGACCCCGGCGTCGGCGACCACTTCAGCACCGACGTCCTGGCGGTGCTGGCCGCGGCCAAAGCCGAGCAGCGGCTGATCGACGTGTCCACCCTGCTGGTGTCACTGCAGTTGGCGGTGCTGGCCTGGCTGGTGCTGTTCCAGGTGATCGCCGACGCGGTCGAGGCCAAGGGCTCGGAGATCGCGCTGGCCAAGCTGCGCGGCCTGGGACCGGCGGCCACGATCCGGTTCGGACTGGCTGAGCCGATGCTGCTGGTCGCGCTGGCCACGCCGTTGGGGCTGCTCGGCGGCTGGCTGTCGGTGCGGCTGTTCGCGGCCACCGAGTTGGTCCCGGGGACCCCGGTCGACCTCACCCGGGCCACCGCGGTGGCGGTCGCGGCGTCCCTGGCCGGCAGCCTGGCCGCGGCGGCCGCCGCCAGCCGCAAAACCCTGCGGCGGTCGGTGTTGGAGCAGTGGCGGCGGACCCCGGGCCATCAGCCCAGCAGGCTGATGCTGGCGCTGGACCTCGTGCTGGCCGCCGCCGCGGTGTTCGGGTTGGTGCTGCTGCGCCGAGCCGGCCGGGACGGCAGCCCGCAGCCGACCACGTTGCTAGCGCCGGCGCTGCTGGTCTTCGCCGTGGCCCTGCTGGGCATCCGGCTGCTGCCGCTGGCGCTGCGCCCGCTGCTGCCGATGACCCGTGGCTCCGGGCGGATCGGGCTGTTCCTGGCGGCCCGGCAGGTGGTGCGCCGGCCGGCCGGGCTGCGGCTGGCCGCGCTGCTGGCGGTCGCCGTCGGGCTGGCCATCTTCGCGATCGCCGGCGAGGGGGTGGCCAGCCAGAACCGCGAGCTGCGAGCCCGGGTCGAGGTCGGCGCGAGCGCGCTGGCGCCGGTGCAGTACGAGCCGCTGCGTGACCCGGTCGCCGCCACCCGCAAGGCCGACCCGGACGGCCGGTGGGCGATGGCCACCGCCTCCTGGCTGCCCGACGGCGGCGGCTCGGTCACCGGCCGGGTGCTGGCCGTCGACGCCGGCAGGCTGGCCGCGGTGGCCTACTCCGGCGGCGCCACGCCGGCGCCGGCCGAGGCGGCCAAGGCGCTGCTGCCTGCGGACCTGCCGGCGCCCCTGCAGGTCCGGGCCACCCGGCTGCGGGTGCGCGTCGAGGCCGTCGAGCTCAGTCCCGGCGCCCGGCCGCACGTGCTGCTCACCCTGCGGGCGCCCAACAAGCCGGCCATCAACGTCCGGGCCGGCACGCTGGCCCCCGGCGAGCACCAGTACACCGCGACGGTCGGGTGCGCCGGCGGCTGCACCCTGACCGACATCACCTGGGACCGGCCGATCAGCACCTTCGGCAAGCTGACCGGCGTCGTGCGGGTCAGCCAGCTGGAGTTCTTCTCCGACGGCCGGTGGCAGCCGCTGGACAGCGGGCTCGCCACCGCCGGCGACTGGCGGCCCAAGGCCAGCCCCCTGGGGAACTCCGAGGACAGCCTCAGCGTCACCGAAGGCGGCCTGCAGGACGTCTACAGCAGCCAGACCGGCGGCTCGGCCGGCATCACCCACGCCGACAGCCCCCGGCCGCTGCCGGTGCTCGCCTCCCCTGCCGGCTTGGTGCCCGAGGCGGCGAGCCTGCCCGAGCTGCGGATGACCGATCTGACCGGCTCCGCGGCGCCGTTTCAGGTGGTGGGCAGCCCGGCGGTGCTGCCCTCGGTGCTCGACGCCGGGGTGCTGGTCGATGTGACGGGACTGCGGGCCCAGCTGCCGGCCTTCGACAGCGAGGCCAGCTGGTCGATCTGGCTGGGACCGGCCGCGCCGGCCGACGCGATCGACCGGCTGCGAGCCGCCGGACTGGTGGTGGAGCCCGGCGCCACCAAGGCCGGCCGGCTCAGCGAACTGGGCCGGCAGGGCCCGGCGTTGGCGTTGCGGCTGCTGGTGGTCTGCGCCATCGCGGGCTCGATCCTGGCCATCGGTGGCACCGCCATCGCGATCGCCTCGACCGGCCGGCGCCGGACCTTCGAGCTGGCCTCACTGCGCGCCGTCGGGATCAGCCGGCGGACCCTGCTGGGCGCCTGCGTCCTCGAGCAGTTCCTGCTGCTGGGGGCTGCCCTGCTGCTGGGGGTGCCGGCCGGCTACCTGGCCGCCCGCTGGGCGATGCCCTCGGTCCCCCAGTTCGCCGACCAGACCCCGGTGGCGCTGAGCTACCAGCCGGCTCTGACGGGCGTCCTGCTGTTCGCGCTGGCCTTCCTGCTGCTGCTGAGCGTCACCGCGGTGCTGGCCGGCCGGGCGCTGCTGCTGGCCGCCGCGCCGGCCAGGTTGCGGGAGGCCGAATGA
- a CDS encoding VOC family protein: MSVFRLNHAVLYVRDVAASVAFYHDVFGFERIGGGGPPGAAFLRAPGSSNDHDLGLFEIGGQAGASGAGRSTVGLYHLAWEVDTLGDLEELAGKLTALGALVGASNHGTTKSLYGRDPDGLEFEVVWLIPADLLTEADQTASMRSLDLAAEIARFGPNTRGGFGVSRAAVTAAG; encoded by the coding sequence ATGTCCGTCTTTCGGCTCAACCACGCCGTTCTCTACGTCCGCGACGTCGCCGCCAGCGTGGCGTTCTATCACGACGTCTTCGGCTTCGAGCGAATCGGGGGCGGGGGTCCCCCCGGCGCGGCGTTCCTGCGGGCGCCGGGCTCGTCCAACGACCACGACCTCGGCCTGTTCGAGATCGGCGGGCAAGCCGGCGCCTCGGGCGCCGGGCGCAGCACCGTCGGGCTGTACCACCTGGCCTGGGAGGTCGACACCCTCGGGGACCTGGAAGAACTCGCCGGCAAGCTGACCGCCCTCGGCGCCCTGGTCGGCGCCTCGAACCACGGCACCACCAAGTCGCTGTACGGCCGCGACCCCGACGGCCTGGAGTTCGAGGTCGTCTGGCTGATCCCCGCCGACCTGCTGACCGAGGCTGATCAGACAGCCTCGATGCGGTCGCTGGACCTCGCGGCCGAGATCGCCCGGTTCGGCCCGAACACGCGGGGCGGCTTCGGCGTCTCCCGCGCTGCTGTCACCGCTGCTGGCTAA
- a CDS encoding ExeM/NucH family extracellular endonuclease: MAGSWLAVPTSAWAGASSGAPVVINEVYGGGGNAGATYKQDFIELYNKSGSAVNLAGWSVQYASATGTSWATTALTGTLPPGGHYVVREAQGAGGTTDVASDVTGTIAMSGTAGKVALVNTTGALTCGADCDGNAAVVDFVGFGTTANDFAGAGPTPAPSNTNSVSRNAAHDNTANNAADFTASAPSPVACGTACTTVTPPPPTATEKTIAEIQGAGAESPLVGATVTTKGIVTAAYPTGGFKGYYIQTPGTGGPVDPATDTTSDGVFVFQSTGALPAAVQIGNYVQVTGGVVEFFGMTEINVAAADVVDLADPPAGVTAATTSSWPATNAARESLEGMLYRPTGAYTVTNTFTTNQYGEVGLASGSKPLIQRTEVEEPGPAASSATEADNAARAITLDDGSSVNYLATSGGVLVNGALTPPYVSQSAPVRVGAPVTFTSDVIVDWRNSAWKFQPTTTVTGPANANSPATFANTRTAAPDEALIGNADLKVASFNVLNYFTTLGTDDASCTSFKDRDGNGATVNGGCEQRGAWDAEDLARQQIKIVKAINALDADVIGLMEIENSARLGETPDEATNTLVAALNADAGAGTWAANPSSTELPPVAEMDVITNAIIYKPAAVNRVGAARALGSASSSGGAFDNAREPVAQVFAPKAGGEKFLFVVNHFKSKGSAGPWPGDADTGDGQGASNESRVRQATALRDWIPTVLPATATKAVVLAGDFNAYGKEDPLDVLSAAGYTDVEQHYAHGEYSYSFSGLSGSLDHILVNANALQRSTGADIWNINSGESLALEYSRWNYHGTDFHSPDAYRSSDHDPVVVGLLAGSTTETVQVLGINDFHGRIQASGVEAGAAVLAGAVKQLRAQYPETVFAAAGDLIGASTFESFISHDKPTIDALNEAGLEVSAVGNHEFDQGYDDLINRVMAPYNAETNPYGGAAWEYLGANVRHADDHSAALPETWIQDFGGVQVGFVGAVTDHLNELVSPAGIAGLEIESPVVAANRHANELKAAGAEIVVLLVHEGAESTALSAATDPATDFGKIVTGVNDNVDAIVSGHTHLAYNHSVTVPGWVSAGREVTTRPVVSAGQYGYNLNQLLFTVDSGTGEVTGLQQNILPLVKSPAYPTDAPTKAIVDKAVADAAVLGAQPLGEITGPFNRAKLSSGAENRGGESTLGNLVAEVQQTATEGATTGSAQIAFMNPGGLRADMVGSSSTYPNTLTYRQAANVQPFANTLVNLKLTGAQLKTALEQQWQPAGAARPFLRLGISEGFTYTYDPRAAAGSRITGMWLGGSAIDPTASYSVTVNSFLAAGGDNFGVFAQGVNKKDTGQTDLQAMVEYMDDHTPVAPDYTQRSVGVMFPAGAPASYLPGEQVSFNLSSLAFSTAADRKDTAVNVSLGGTALGSFAVDNTIGTAITDEYGAATVSFTLPAGVPAGQQNLTVTGAQTGTTTTVPITVRQLMSTTTTLATSAPSQTYGASTPATLTATVAQSDGGTPSGSVRFETTGGTVLATVPVSSGQASYQMPATTAAGTYQIAATFVPSTEQVTGSTSAVVQFTVDKAVSTTGLTATVAKVKSKFEVRMTATVTLNNGKPAVGAVAFYVKGVLVGQAPVGANGQASFTAAVAKGQSQVRAQFTPTDTANHLGSTSPTLTVNAK, translated from the coding sequence GTGGCCGGCAGCTGGCTGGCCGTGCCGACTTCGGCCTGGGCCGGGGCCAGCAGCGGGGCACCCGTTGTGATCAACGAGGTCTACGGCGGCGGCGGCAACGCCGGCGCGACCTACAAGCAGGACTTCATCGAGCTCTACAACAAGAGCGGCTCGGCCGTGAACCTCGCCGGCTGGTCGGTCCAGTACGCCTCCGCCACCGGCACCTCCTGGGCGACCACCGCGTTGACCGGCACCCTGCCGCCCGGCGGCCATTACGTCGTGCGCGAGGCCCAGGGCGCCGGTGGCACCACCGACGTCGCCTCCGACGTCACCGGAACCATCGCGATGAGTGGCACGGCCGGCAAGGTCGCGCTCGTCAACACCACCGGCGCGCTGACCTGCGGCGCCGACTGCGACGGCAACGCCGCCGTCGTCGACTTCGTCGGCTTCGGAACCACCGCCAACGACTTCGCCGGCGCCGGCCCGACGCCCGCGCCGAGCAACACCAACTCCGTCTCGCGCAACGCCGCTCACGACAACACCGCCAACAACGCCGCGGACTTCACCGCGAGCGCGCCGAGCCCGGTGGCCTGCGGCACTGCTTGCACCACCGTCACCCCGCCGCCTCCGACCGCGACCGAGAAGACCATCGCCGAGATCCAGGGCGCGGGCGCGGAGTCACCGCTCGTCGGCGCCACCGTCACCACCAAGGGCATCGTCACGGCGGCCTACCCGACCGGCGGGTTCAAGGGCTACTACATCCAGACGCCGGGCACCGGCGGACCGGTTGACCCGGCCACTGACACCACCTCCGACGGCGTCTTCGTCTTCCAGTCCACTGGCGCCTTGCCCGCGGCCGTGCAGATCGGCAACTACGTCCAGGTCACCGGTGGAGTCGTCGAGTTCTTCGGCATGACCGAGATCAACGTGGCCGCCGCTGACGTCGTCGACCTGGCCGACCCGCCCGCGGGCGTGACCGCCGCGACCACCTCGAGCTGGCCTGCCACCAACGCCGCGCGCGAGTCGCTGGAGGGCATGCTGTACCGCCCGACCGGCGCCTACACCGTCACCAACACCTTCACCACCAACCAGTACGGAGAGGTCGGCCTGGCCTCAGGCTCCAAGCCGCTGATTCAGCGGACCGAGGTCGAAGAACCTGGTCCGGCCGCTTCCAGCGCCACCGAGGCGGACAACGCGGCTCGGGCGATCACCCTGGACGACGGCTCCAGCGTCAACTACCTGGCCACCAGTGGCGGCGTGCTGGTCAACGGGGCGCTGACCCCGCCCTACGTCTCGCAGTCCGCTCCGGTCCGGGTGGGCGCGCCCGTCACGTTCACCAGCGACGTGATCGTCGACTGGCGTAACAGCGCGTGGAAGTTCCAGCCCACCACCACGGTCACCGGCCCGGCCAACGCCAACTCCCCGGCCACCTTCGCCAACACCCGCACCGCCGCGCCGGACGAGGCCCTGATCGGCAACGCCGACCTCAAGGTCGCCTCGTTCAACGTGCTGAACTACTTCACCACCCTCGGCACCGACGACGCCAGCTGCACCTCGTTCAAGGACCGTGACGGCAACGGCGCCACGGTCAACGGCGGCTGCGAGCAGCGCGGCGCCTGGGACGCCGAGGACCTCGCGCGTCAGCAGATCAAGATCGTCAAGGCCATCAACGCCCTGGACGCCGACGTGATCGGCCTGATGGAGATCGAGAACTCGGCTCGCCTGGGTGAGACCCCCGACGAGGCGACCAACACCCTGGTGGCCGCGCTGAACGCCGATGCCGGCGCAGGCACCTGGGCCGCCAACCCGTCCTCGACGGAGCTGCCGCCGGTGGCCGAGATGGACGTCATCACCAACGCCATCATCTACAAGCCGGCAGCGGTCAACCGGGTCGGCGCCGCGCGTGCCCTCGGCTCCGCCAGCTCGTCCGGCGGCGCGTTCGACAACGCCCGCGAGCCGGTGGCGCAGGTCTTCGCACCCAAGGCCGGCGGCGAGAAGTTCCTGTTCGTCGTCAACCACTTCAAGTCCAAGGGCTCGGCCGGTCCGTGGCCCGGTGACGCCGACACCGGTGACGGGCAGGGCGCGTCCAACGAGTCGCGAGTCCGCCAGGCCACCGCACTGCGTGACTGGATCCCCACGGTTCTCCCGGCCACCGCGACCAAGGCCGTGGTGCTCGCCGGTGACTTCAACGCCTACGGCAAGGAGGACCCGCTCGACGTCCTGAGCGCCGCCGGCTACACCGACGTCGAGCAGCACTACGCCCACGGCGAGTACTCCTACTCCTTCTCCGGGCTGTCCGGCTCGCTCGACCACATCCTGGTCAACGCCAACGCCTTGCAGCGCTCCACCGGGGCCGACATCTGGAACATCAACTCCGGTGAGTCGCTGGCGCTGGAGTACAGCCGCTGGAACTACCACGGCACCGATTTCCACTCGCCTGACGCCTACCGTTCCTCCGACCACGACCCGGTGGTCGTGGGCCTGCTCGCGGGCTCGACCACCGAGACCGTGCAGGTGCTTGGCATCAACGACTTCCACGGGCGCATCCAGGCCTCGGGCGTCGAGGCGGGGGCGGCTGTGCTGGCCGGCGCGGTGAAGCAGTTGCGCGCCCAGTACCCGGAGACGGTGTTCGCCGCCGCCGGTGACCTGATCGGCGCGTCGACCTTCGAGTCGTTCATCTCCCACGACAAGCCCACGATCGACGCGCTCAACGAGGCGGGCCTGGAAGTGTCGGCGGTGGGCAACCACGAGTTCGACCAGGGCTATGACGACCTGATCAACCGCGTGATGGCGCCTTACAACGCCGAGACCAACCCCTACGGCGGCGCTGCGTGGGAGTACCTGGGCGCGAACGTGCGCCACGCCGATGACCACTCCGCGGCGCTGCCCGAGACCTGGATCCAGGACTTCGGCGGTGTCCAGGTCGGCTTCGTCGGCGCGGTCACCGACCACCTCAACGAGCTGGTCTCTCCCGCCGGAATCGCCGGGCTGGAGATCGAGTCACCCGTCGTGGCGGCCAACCGGCACGCCAACGAGCTCAAGGCAGCCGGCGCCGAGATCGTCGTGCTCCTCGTGCACGAAGGCGCCGAGTCGACCGCGCTGTCCGCGGCCACCGACCCGGCCACCGACTTCGGCAAGATCGTCACCGGCGTGAACGACAACGTCGACGCGATCGTGTCCGGTCACACCCACCTGGCCTACAACCACTCGGTCACGGTTCCGGGCTGGGTCAGCGCGGGTCGCGAGGTCACCACCCGGCCGGTCGTCTCGGCCGGTCAGTACGGCTACAACCTTAACCAGCTGCTGTTCACGGTGGACTCCGGAACCGGTGAGGTCACCGGGCTCCAGCAGAACATCCTGCCGCTGGTGAAGTCGCCGGCCTACCCGACCGACGCGCCGACCAAGGCGATCGTCGACAAGGCAGTGGCCGACGCCGCTGTGCTCGGCGCCCAGCCGCTGGGTGAGATCACCGGTCCGTTCAACCGCGCCAAGCTCTCCAGCGGCGCTGAGAACCGGGGCGGTGAGTCGACGCTGGGCAACCTGGTCGCCGAGGTGCAGCAGACTGCCACCGAGGGCGCGACCACCGGCTCCGCGCAGATCGCCTTCATGAACCCCGGCGGACTGCGGGCAGACATGGTCGGCAGCAGCTCGACCTATCCCAACACCCTGACCTACCGGCAGGCGGCCAATGTGCAGCCGTTCGCCAACACTCTGGTCAACCTCAAGCTGACGGGCGCCCAGCTCAAGACGGCGCTCGAGCAGCAGTGGCAGCCGGCGGGCGCGGCCCGGCCGTTCCTGCGGCTCGGCATCTCCGAGGGCTTCACCTACACCTACGACCCGCGGGCGGCGGCCGGCAGCCGGATCACCGGCATGTGGCTCGGCGGCAGCGCGATCGACCCGACGGCCAGCTACTCCGTCACGGTGAACTCGTTCCTGGCCGCCGGTGGTGACAACTTCGGGGTGTTCGCCCAGGGTGTCAACAAGAAGGACACCGGGCAGACCGACCTGCAGGCCATGGTCGAGTACATGGACGACCACACCCCCGTCGCGCCGGACTACACGCAGCGTTCTGTCGGCGTGATGTTCCCGGCCGGCGCCCCGGCGTCCTACCTGCCGGGTGAGCAGGTCAGCTTCAACCTCTCGTCGCTGGCCTTCAGCACCGCTGCTGACCGCAAGGACACCGCGGTGAACGTGAGCCTCGGCGGCACCGCGCTCGGGTCGTTCGCGGTGGACAACACGATCGGAACGGCGATCACCGATGAGTACGGCGCCGCCACCGTCAGCTTCACCCTTCCCGCCGGCGTGCCGGCCGGGCAGCAGAACCTGACGGTGACCGGGGCTCAGACCGGCACCACGACCACGGTGCCGATCACGGTGCGCCAGCTCATGAGCACCACGACCACGCTCGCTACCTCGGCGCCGTCGCAGACCTACGGCGCCAGCACCCCGGCCACGCTCACGGCGACCGTCGCCCAGAGCGACGGCGGGACGCCCAGTGGCTCGGTGCGCTTCGAGACGACCGGTGGCACGGTGCTGGCGACTGTTCCGGTGAGCTCGGGACAGGCCAGCTACCAGATGCCGGCGACGACCGCGGCGGGGACCTACCAGATCGCCGCCACGTTCGTGCCGTCGACGGAGCAGGTGACCGGCTCGACCTCCGCGGTCGTGCAGTTCACGGTGGACAAGGCGGTCTCGACCACCGGCCTCACCGCGACCGTGGCGAAGGTGAAGAGCAAGTTCGAGGTGCGGATGACGGCCACCGTCACGCTGAACAACGGCAAGCCTGCCGTCGGCGCTGTCGCCTTCTACGTCAAGGGTG